In Deltaproteobacteria bacterium, the genomic window ACATGGAGTATTTTAAGCTTAAAATAATGCAAAAAGTTGGCTACCTAAACAGCCGTTTTGCCCTGCAATGGAAGTATGACCCTGAATCCAATTAAACCCCTATCCCCACAAAAAGAAGAAAGAGGCACGTACCTGTTTAGGCTTCGTACATGTGACAATCATGGCCGTCAAAAGTCATCTTATACATTATTTTTTTGATAATTGTTGAGCATTATTCTTCCAATTTAATGATCATAAGCCCATAAATTTGGCACTGTTTTGGCATACCCCTAGGAGGACCCATCATTCTGGAGTAAAAAAATGCCTACCTTTTCTAAATATTTTACTTTGCCAATTATTTCAAAACTTCCCGTTCTGATAATCGTCTTAAGCTTTGTATCGACTTCTTTTTCTGAATCTACTAGAGGCTGTAAATTTTATTATAGCCAAGAAAACGCTCATTCATCGGTAGGTTCTAGAATCAAGGACGCACTTTTGAGAAGTCCTGAATCACATCTTGAATATCTAATATCTAATGTTCTTTCAGCCGAGGTATAGGCCCTAACTGACGAGTACAAGAAAATTATTGAAGTTATTGGCAAAGAAGGTAAGGAGAATAAAGTATCTTATGCATTGAAATCGATTCCAATGGTTTTATCGAGATTTAAAAAAGTTGCTGATGAAACACAAAAAGAATTGGAAAAAAAAGTAGAGGATAGCAAAAGAATTAAAACACTCTCTGAGGAGCTCGGAAGATGTCAAGAAAATTTAGGTACTTGTAGTGCCATCTTAAGAACAGCGTTGACTTCAGCCGAAAAACATAAAGCGGCGGCATCCAATCTCTCGATAAAATTAATGGCTAAAGCTAAAGAAATACTTAACCTTCTTGAGGAAAATTCAGAATTAACTAAGAATTTTCCCGATGTCGTAGTGGCATCTTTAAGAGAGGCTCAAATTCAATTTTCTGAAATGATTCTTACGTATCACAGAAACATTGAGGCTGCTGGTAAAATTTTTAGTGAGATGGAAGATAGTTTAAGATCACTTTCTCCTGAATTAGCTGTGGCGGAAACTCGATTAGGATTTCTGCAGGCACAGGGAGCTGCGCTAAAAGGTGCACTTGAAAACCCCGACACTGATGATGCAAATTATGGTGGGAAAAATCAAAATGAATTGAATCCATCTGGAAATTTCATGGTAACAATGGACAGTCCTGAGGTTAATGGCGGCCTTGTTAAGTTTTTTAAAAGAGTTTTTAAGGGAAACCAGCCTTCAGCGTTTAATCCTTCGTTTGTAAGTGTACGAGTTAACAAAACATTTAGAATGGTTGCGGGTGACCGTCAGGTTACTGTGACCCTTACAAAACCTTTTGAGATTATGTCAATTCCGACAACTCGAGGTATGTGGAAAAAAGTTGCAGATTTAACAAATGAATATATGAGTATTGAAAAAAGAAGTGAATTTAATCTGGACCCTAAAAATTTTGTAAATAGGGATGATGAGCGACTTCCAGTCACAAATCATTCAGAATTGGAGATCTTTGGCTGGTTAGAAGCTCTAAACACTTTATCTTCAATGAACAATAAAAATATTCAAAGTGAGCTTTCATCGGCATTTCCAAATCATTATTTCGGGAAAAAATATCGATTACCGACAGTCGCGGAATGGGAATATGTTGCAAGAAACGAAGGTAATTTAGATTACAATGAATTTAACCAGCTATATTCAGGAAAAAAAATTAGATCTATCGGTTCA contains:
- a CDS encoding SUMF1/EgtB/PvdO family nonheme iron enzyme; its protein translation is MVLSRFKKVADETQKELEKKVEDSKRIKTLSEELGRCQENLGTCSAILRTALTSAEKHKAAASNLSIKLMAKAKEILNLLEENSELTKNFPDVVVASLREAQIQFSEMILTYHRNIEAAGKIFSEMEDSLRSLSPELAVAETRLGFLQAQGAALKGALENPDTDDANYGGKNQNELNPSGNFMVTMDSPEVNGGLVKFFKRVFKGNQPSAFNPSFVSVRVNKTFRMVAGDRQVTVTLTKPFEIMSIPTTRGMWKKVADLTNEYMSIEKRSEFNLDPKNFVNRDDERLPVTNHSELEIFGWLEALNTLSSMNNKNIQSELSSAFPNHYFGKKYRLPTVAEWEYVARNEGNLDYNEFNQLYSGKKIRSIGSFGWTWRGHLAKTKLNPVGLLNPTFVKGQPVYDLFGNISEATYNHFGQGEVSNLRPFEKVVLKGFDSPDFYQIKDQYYNSWNGLLFGFRLASDIPQTPNP